From Chelatococcus sp. YT9, a single genomic window includes:
- a CDS encoding DUF924 family protein, which yields MTARTAPWNDILDFWFPEGRSLEVDAEIHRKYWSWRLHGGADTKIVERFADLTRSAAAGDFDDWAADPQGRLALIVMLDQFSRSLWGGTPRAFAQDPAALTLAIEGFSNGHYASLSTPWFKIVYSQPLGHCEGADHLNRIDLLIRLREEIAKQAPASLQPIYQSLVKQAGDVRKVVAAFGHHPHRNRVLGRQSTPQEEAYISEGDFPHERAFRG from the coding sequence CTGCCAGGACCGCTCCATGGAACGACATTCTCGACTTCTGGTTTCCCGAAGGCCGATCGCTAGAGGTGGATGCCGAAATCCATCGCAAATATTGGTCATGGCGGTTGCATGGCGGCGCGGACACCAAGATCGTCGAGCGCTTCGCCGATCTTACGAGGAGCGCAGCAGCAGGCGATTTCGACGACTGGGCCGCCGACCCCCAAGGCAGGTTGGCGCTTATCGTCATGCTCGACCAGTTCTCGCGCTCGCTGTGGGGCGGCACACCGCGCGCCTTTGCGCAGGATCCTGCCGCGCTGACGCTGGCGATAGAGGGGTTTTCCAACGGTCACTATGCGTCCCTAAGCACGCCATGGTTCAAGATCGTCTACAGCCAACCCCTTGGCCACTGCGAAGGCGCCGATCACCTCAACCGCATCGATCTGCTCATCAGGCTGCGCGAGGAAATCGCGAAGCAAGCGCCCGCTTCGCTTCAGCCGATCTACCAGTCGCTGGTGAAACAGGCCGGTGACGTGCGCAAGGTCGTCGCCGCGTTCGGCCACCATCCACACCGCAACCGAGTTCTGGGCCGGCAATCGACTCCACAAGAGGAGGCATACATTTCGGAGGGGGATTTCCCGCATGAGAGGGCGTTTCGAGGCTGA